One part of the Armatimonadota bacterium genome encodes these proteins:
- a CDS encoding 4Fe-4S dicluster domain-containing protein, with translation MHDLEELTTHCIRCGFCLEDCPTFVETGNELESPRGRIYLVRSAIEGKLAWKEDVKPHLDLCLGCRACETACPSAVQYGAILEIARDKVDQTAVSLAKEALLASTTNPRILKAQLAMSKVICGGKVPGFVSRLLSKQEPEAEMPTAQATPKFPALEVDTPVIGEVYMLTGCAMRVLYPRVHECTKRLLRRVGYTVREVEQGCCGALHAHNGDLEGAAKMAGALVESLDGDLPVIVDSAGCGSTMKEYGSLIGEAGAGFARRTFDISEFLLTSGLADLLKDAPGLDGKRVTYHDACHLSHGQKITAPPRQLISAIPNMEFVELPESMMCCGSAGIYNILQPKMARQLLDRKVDHIQETEADIVATGNPGCHAWIAQGCREQKSAMVLHTAELLEAAFIGLEHFV, from the coding sequence ATGCACGACCTCGAAGAACTGACCACCCACTGCATTAGGTGCGGATTCTGCCTGGAAGACTGCCCGACGTTTGTAGAGACCGGTAACGAATTGGAGTCGCCGCGCGGGCGAATCTACCTCGTGCGGAGCGCGATCGAAGGCAAGCTCGCTTGGAAGGAGGATGTGAAGCCGCACCTCGACCTATGCCTCGGGTGCCGGGCATGCGAAACGGCGTGCCCCAGCGCAGTTCAGTACGGAGCGATCCTGGAAATCGCCCGCGATAAGGTCGACCAAACCGCGGTCTCGCTAGCGAAAGAAGCGTTATTAGCGAGCACTACGAACCCAAGGATCCTCAAGGCTCAGTTAGCGATGAGCAAGGTGATCTGCGGCGGCAAGGTGCCGGGATTCGTCTCGCGGTTGCTCTCCAAGCAGGAGCCGGAAGCCGAAATGCCGACAGCACAAGCGACTCCGAAGTTTCCTGCTCTGGAAGTCGACACGCCGGTCATAGGCGAAGTCTACATGCTGACCGGATGCGCGATGCGGGTCCTGTACCCCCGCGTTCACGAATGTACGAAACGACTTCTGCGCCGGGTTGGGTACACCGTGCGCGAGGTGGAGCAAGGATGCTGCGGCGCTTTGCACGCCCATAACGGCGATCTGGAGGGTGCAGCCAAGATGGCGGGCGCGCTGGTCGAATCGCTCGACGGTGACTTGCCCGTTATCGTGGATTCGGCTGGATGCGGAAGCACGATGAAGGAGTATGGGAGCCTCATCGGCGAAGCGGGCGCGGGCTTCGCCAGGCGGACATTCGACATTTCCGAATTCCTGCTCACGAGCGGCTTGGCCGACCTTCTGAAAGATGCCCCCGGGCTCGATGGAAAGCGTGTCACGTACCACGACGCCTGTCACCTGTCGCACGGACAGAAGATCACGGCTCCGCCGCGGCAACTCATTTCCGCCATTCCCAACATGGAGTTTGTCGAGCTACCCGAGTCGATGATGTGTTGCGGAAGCGCGGGAATCTACAACATCCTCCAGCCGAAAATGGCGCGACAGTTGCTCGACCGCAAGGTGGACCATATTCAGGAAACGGAAGCCGACATCGTGGCCACCGGAAATCCGGGATGCCATGCGTGGATCGCCCAAGGATGCCGCGAACAGAAATCAGCAATGGTTCTGCACACGGCAGAGTTACTCGAAGCCGCGTTCATCGGCCTTGAGCATTTTGTTTAG
- a CDS encoding FAD-binding protein: MARCGVVSLELEMKERFPDLDTSKWQMPSSVEELASLVGKSGVLRVGGHDEYRMRPPKDQPSDSLLLLDNLKQLLWLSAENQLVSVQSGMYLSDLNKLLHDSGFEIPVGLREENQAECIGDLIAMNLPHWNMGAAGSWRDWIVKMKIVLASGEVVVSGADVVKNVTGFDVHKLVIGARHTLGVIAEVTLRIRPKTLPREWPPIQLNHGELFQTTPEGLRLVRAHLKDQLEPAEGEYQMEHYVDEAGCLLLAESLHNKDKEYFDVAKHGFVWRSHVGEYALAEFSETEQKLMKRAKEIFDPTNKLNPGEFGFI; the protein is encoded by the coding sequence ATGGCGAGGTGTGGCGTCGTGAGTCTAGAACTGGAAATGAAGGAACGATTCCCGGACCTCGACACGAGCAAATGGCAAATGCCATCTTCGGTTGAAGAACTAGCAAGCCTTGTCGGCAAAAGTGGGGTCCTTCGGGTCGGCGGGCATGACGAATACCGGATGCGCCCCCCAAAAGACCAACCGTCTGATTCCCTTCTGCTTCTCGACAACTTAAAGCAACTTCTTTGGCTGAGTGCTGAAAATCAACTTGTTTCGGTTCAATCGGGCATGTATTTGTCGGACCTCAACAAGCTTCTGCACGATTCAGGATTTGAAATTCCAGTCGGCTTGCGTGAAGAGAACCAGGCAGAGTGCATTGGCGATCTTATCGCCATGAATCTGCCTCACTGGAACATGGGAGCGGCAGGCTCCTGGCGAGACTGGATCGTCAAAATGAAGATTGTCCTGGCGTCTGGAGAGGTTGTTGTGTCGGGGGCCGATGTTGTGAAGAATGTGACTGGGTTCGACGTTCATAAACTGGTGATTGGTGCACGCCATACACTTGGAGTTATTGCCGAGGTGACGCTACGAATTCGCCCCAAAACCCTACCGCGAGAGTGGCCACCAATCCAGCTAAATCACGGCGAGTTATTTCAAACAACTCCAGAAGGACTGCGACTTGTTCGAGCGCACCTAAAAGATCAACTTGAGCCAGCCGAAGGCGAATACCAAATGGAGCACTATGTAGATGAAGCTGGTTGTCTCTTGCTGGCCGAGTCGCTTCACAATAAGGACAAAGAGTATTTCGACGTCGCAAAGCACGGCTTTGTCTGGCGATCCCATGTTGGCGAATATGCGCTGGCCGAGTTCAGCGAAACCGAGCAAAAGCTCATGAAGCGCGCGAAAGAGATTTTTGACCCCACGAATAAGCTCAATCCAGGGGAGTTTGGATTCATCTGA
- a CDS encoding FAD-binding protein, with amino-acid sequence MSDSGLRTILRGDQILTGAAAVRGYDCDAYTVDKSKPHVIVLPESTAEVAAVVRMCVETNIPFTCRGAGTGLSGGAMPALGGVVISTKRMNRILEVDVENRCLRAETGIANRRITDAVRADGLHFAPDPSSQSVSTLGGNIGENAGGPHTLKYGVTVQHILGVTMVDPTGGVLEIGGKLGCGPGFDFLGLICGSEGTLGIVTEAWVKLTPLPTVVQTALVAFPTIRSATETVAGIIATGTIPAALEMMDRGIMNAVSLAFGLSFPDDAQALLLIECDGDDEAGVSAEMNSVKSVCEANGSLTISLAQDEKERAKLWTARKKGVGAMGRLAPTIVTHDGVIPRSKLPEMLDFVYEVAKAKNIGVANIFHAGDGNLHPCFYFDDRDAVQVEKVIEAGEIIIKKCIELGGSVSGEHGIGVEKMDLMPLMFSPADLEAQAMAKRIFNDGTLCNPCKVLPNQRGCAEHRMRWRGVAS; translated from the coding sequence ATGTCTGATTCCGGACTACGAACCATCCTTCGAGGCGACCAAATCTTGACCGGCGCGGCGGCTGTGCGCGGCTACGACTGCGACGCCTACACGGTCGACAAGAGCAAGCCGCACGTGATCGTTCTGCCCGAGTCAACGGCGGAGGTCGCCGCGGTGGTTCGGATGTGCGTGGAAACCAACATTCCCTTCACCTGCCGGGGCGCTGGAACGGGACTTTCCGGAGGGGCGATGCCCGCTCTGGGCGGGGTCGTGATCTCGACGAAGCGAATGAACCGGATTTTGGAGGTGGACGTTGAGAATCGATGCCTGCGAGCCGAAACCGGGATCGCTAACCGGCGGATTACCGACGCGGTTCGAGCTGACGGTCTACACTTTGCACCCGACCCCTCGTCCCAGTCGGTTTCGACGCTCGGTGGGAATATTGGCGAGAACGCCGGAGGGCCGCACACGCTGAAGTACGGCGTGACGGTTCAGCACATACTTGGCGTGACGATGGTCGATCCGACCGGCGGAGTACTGGAGATCGGCGGGAAGCTGGGTTGTGGACCAGGCTTCGACTTTTTGGGACTGATTTGCGGATCGGAAGGGACACTGGGCATTGTGACGGAAGCGTGGGTGAAGCTAACGCCATTACCAACCGTCGTTCAGACCGCATTAGTAGCCTTCCCTACTATTCGAAGCGCGACCGAGACAGTGGCAGGAATTATCGCGACAGGCACGATTCCGGCCGCGCTGGAAATGATGGATCGAGGGATCATGAACGCGGTTTCGCTGGCATTTGGGCTCTCGTTTCCCGACGATGCGCAAGCCTTGCTCTTGATTGAGTGCGACGGGGATGATGAGGCAGGTGTTTCTGCCGAAATGAATTCAGTAAAGAGCGTTTGTGAGGCGAATGGCAGTTTGACCATCAGCCTTGCTCAAGACGAGAAAGAACGGGCAAAGCTGTGGACGGCGCGCAAGAAAGGCGTTGGGGCAATGGGACGCTTGGCTCCGACCATTGTGACCCATGATGGCGTGATTCCGCGGTCGAAATTGCCGGAGATGCTTGACTTTGTTTACGAAGTAGCGAAAGCTAAGAATATTGGCGTCGCGAACATCTTTCATGCCGGCGACGGAAACTTACATCCCTGCTTCTATTTCGATGACCGCGACGCGGTGCAAGTCGAAAAGGTGATTGAGGCGGGAGAGATCATTATTAAGAAGTGCATCGAACTGGGTGGGTCGGTGAGTGGCGAGCATGGAATCGGGGTGGAGAAGATGGATTTGATGCCGCTGATGTTCTCTCCGGCGGACCTGGAGGCACAGGCGATGGCGAAGCGGATTTTCAATGACGGAACGCTGTGCAACCCGTGCAAGGTGTTGCCGAATCAGCGAGGGTGTGCAGAACATCGGATGCGATGGCGAGGTGTGGCGTCGTGA
- a CDS encoding ring-cleaving dioxygenase, with the protein MILGIHHVTAIASHPQPNVDFYVGVLGLRLVKQTVNFDDPGVYHLYYGDGVGSPGTLLTFFPYGDILPGKRGRGETISMMFEVPPGSLDWWCTHLSVQNIPNGIETIFGRQVVWALDHDGMRVELEEADGPTEVVEWKGSIVPTDKAIRRIKRLTLAPNDFAGIGDFRTTEDALTGMFEAEKIGREGTRTRYRLGDSEVDVYREEGMPRAQNSAGTVHHVAFRNASPEIQEQWLMKLMKAGFHTSPVTERDYFKSIYFREPGGVLFEFATDGPGFQIDEDEPTLGTHLKLPSRYEPLRPQLQVVLPKLNLEFGQVV; encoded by the coding sequence ATGATATTAGGAATCCACCACGTGACGGCCATCGCCAGTCATCCTCAGCCAAACGTCGACTTTTACGTCGGCGTTCTGGGCTTGCGGCTGGTGAAGCAGACCGTCAATTTCGACGATCCCGGCGTGTACCACCTGTACTATGGCGACGGCGTCGGATCGCCCGGTACGTTGCTCACCTTCTTCCCGTACGGTGACATTCTGCCCGGAAAGCGTGGGCGCGGCGAAACCATCAGCATGATGTTCGAAGTGCCGCCGGGCTCGCTGGATTGGTGGTGCACGCACCTGTCGGTCCAGAACATCCCGAATGGAATCGAGACGATTTTTGGTCGCCAGGTTGTATGGGCGCTGGATCACGATGGCATGCGCGTCGAACTGGAAGAAGCCGACGGCCCGACTGAGGTCGTTGAATGGAAGGGTTCAATCGTGCCGACGGATAAGGCGATTCGCCGAATCAAGCGGCTCACGCTAGCGCCAAACGATTTCGCTGGCATTGGCGATTTTCGCACGACCGAAGACGCTCTCACTGGCATGTTCGAAGCCGAAAAGATTGGGCGAGAAGGCACCAGGACTCGTTATCGCCTCGGAGACTCGGAGGTCGATGTCTACCGCGAAGAAGGGATGCCTCGCGCGCAGAATTCGGCGGGAACGGTTCACCATGTCGCCTTCCGAAACGCCTCGCCGGAGATTCAGGAGCAGTGGCTGATGAAGCTGATGAAGGCTGGTTTCCACACCAGTCCGGTCACCGAGCGCGACTACTTCAAGTCGATTTACTTCCGCGAGCCGGGCGGCGTACTCTTCGAGTTCGCCACCGACGGACCGGGCTTCCAGATCGATGAAGACGAACCGACCCTGGGCACGCACCTGAAGTTACCGAGCCGCTACGAGCCGTTGCGCCCGCAGTTGCAGGTCGTCTTACCCAAGCTGAACCTTGAGTTCGGGCAGGTGGTATGA
- a CDS encoding alpha/beta hydrolase produces MSFQVYREPATDPAVPFALLLLHGTGGTERDLVEIGKALVPGAAIVSPRGKVQESIYTRWFRRFEEGVFDEDDIRRQADDLAEFVKGENQRFVGIGYSNGANMGSALMTLYPEVLDGLVMWRGMQLFREPVQSDLSGKKILMTNGTVDPMGPLESARRQAEFFRSGGADVTLRELGTGHGLTQSDFEITREWLSKF; encoded by the coding sequence ATGAGCTTCCAGGTCTACCGCGAGCCCGCCACCGACCCGGCCGTTCCGTTCGCCCTCCTGCTCCTCCACGGAACGGGAGGGACCGAGCGTGATCTAGTAGAAATCGGCAAGGCGCTGGTCCCGGGGGCGGCGATCGTGAGTCCACGCGGCAAGGTCCAAGAGTCGATCTACACCCGCTGGTTTCGTCGATTCGAAGAAGGTGTCTTCGACGAGGACGACATCCGTCGGCAAGCCGATGACCTCGCCGAATTCGTGAAAGGAGAGAATCAGCGGTTTGTGGGCATCGGCTACAGCAATGGGGCGAATATGGGGTCCGCTCTGATGACTCTTTACCCCGAAGTCCTCGACGGCCTCGTGATGTGGCGGGGAATGCAACTGTTTCGTGAGCCCGTCCAAAGTGATCTAAGCGGAAAGAAAATCCTGATGACCAACGGAACCGTTGATCCGATGGGACCGCTGGAATCGGCCCGAAGGCAAGCTGAATTCTTTCGCTCGGGTGGTGCGGATGTGACCCTGCGCGAACTTGGAACCGGTCATGGGTTGACGCAATCGGACTTCGAAATCACGCGTGAGTGGCTGAGTAAGTTCTAA
- a CDS encoding YebC/PmpR family DNA-binding transcriptional regulator: MAGHSKWKNIRIRKGKQDAIRGNLFTKLSRELTVAAKSGGGDPTMNPRLRVAVDKAKEASMPKDNIDRAIKKGTGEIEGVNYEEIVYEGTGPGGIGIILQCYSENRNRTVGEVRNAFNKNGGSMADNGAVSWQFKYVGQIQFPKDGTDEDELTLAALEAGAEDVQSEEDVITIVTAMSDLHKVNEALRAGGYDSNEVGLTYMATNKAEPSMDDLRKLIKLLDALEELDDVQETFVNVDIPEELFEEA, encoded by the coding sequence ATGGCAGGTCATAGTAAATGGAAAAACATCCGAATCCGAAAAGGGAAGCAAGATGCGATTCGCGGCAACCTCTTTACCAAGCTTAGTCGCGAGTTAACCGTCGCGGCGAAGAGCGGCGGCGGGGACCCAACTATGAACCCCCGTCTGCGCGTGGCAGTGGACAAGGCCAAAGAAGCCTCGATGCCCAAGGATAATATCGACCGGGCCATCAAAAAGGGTACCGGCGAAATCGAGGGTGTCAACTACGAAGAGATCGTCTACGAAGGCACCGGCCCCGGCGGCATCGGCATCATTCTCCAGTGCTACTCCGAAAACCGAAACCGAACCGTCGGCGAAGTTCGAAACGCCTTCAACAAGAATGGCGGATCGATGGCCGACAACGGCGCGGTGAGCTGGCAGTTCAAGTACGTTGGCCAGATTCAATTTCCCAAGGACGGCACCGACGAGGACGAACTAACCCTCGCCGCCCTCGAAGCAGGCGCCGAGGATGTGCAAAGCGAGGAGGATGTCATCACGATCGTAACGGCCATGAGCGACCTGCACAAGGTTAACGAGGCTCTGCGCGCGGGAGGTTATGATTCCAACGAAGTCGGCCTGACGTATATGGCAACGAACAAGGCCGAGCCGAGCATGGACGACCTGCGAAAGCTGATCAAACTGCTGGACGCCCTTGAAGAGCTCGACGACGTGCAAGAGACCTTTGTCAACGTGGATATCCCCGAGGAGTTGTTTGAGGAGGCTTGA
- a CDS encoding rhomboid family intramembrane serine protease, which produces MSLRQRAPIVTLLLIAANIVAAFFFLVRPDLVDTYGFKASDPSFVTIFTSMFVHANAIHLLGNMVFLAAVGAAVEIATGSLRFLVVYLVSGLFGVTLFWLSVRHNVDVPPLVGASGCISGCAVYYSLRYTKLRVPLAPKASATVAIVTLVWLALQVVGALVRVGDTLPATGFFAHLGGAVGGTILGFVFRAPDLGSRRLGHQVYEALNDQGPAAQIAHLQEHLKSHPGDLEMHLKLAEEYQALGDKKEEAETLNGVLFQLSGEQVEKATLRLLEMRKLGEIPPVRRRQLADRVSESTAAKVLWTIVEMPKSEAQRPEALLDLIGRLREGEPKEASLATDLLLADYPTHSVVEIAKQRGWLA; this is translated from the coding sequence TTGAGCTTACGCCAACGCGCTCCGATAGTTACGCTTCTTCTGATCGCCGCGAACATCGTTGCGGCGTTCTTCTTTTTGGTTCGTCCCGACCTCGTCGACACGTACGGATTTAAGGCGAGCGACCCGTCGTTCGTCACCATCTTCACGTCGATGTTCGTTCACGCGAACGCCATTCACCTACTAGGAAACATGGTGTTTCTGGCCGCGGTGGGGGCGGCGGTGGAGATCGCCACCGGCTCGCTTCGCTTTCTGGTCGTGTATCTAGTGTCGGGTCTTTTTGGCGTGACGCTGTTCTGGCTTTCGGTTCGCCACAATGTCGATGTTCCCCCTCTGGTGGGCGCGAGCGGCTGTATCTCCGGCTGTGCCGTCTACTACAGTCTTCGCTACACCAAGCTTCGGGTTCCGCTCGCGCCAAAGGCATCGGCGACGGTCGCCATCGTGACGCTGGTTTGGCTGGCGCTGCAGGTGGTCGGTGCGCTGGTTCGGGTGGGTGACACGCTTCCCGCCACCGGTTTCTTTGCTCACCTTGGTGGAGCCGTCGGCGGCACCATCCTCGGATTCGTGTTTCGAGCTCCCGATCTTGGTTCCAGGAGGTTAGGACATCAAGTGTACGAGGCGCTTAACGACCAGGGTCCAGCGGCGCAAATAGCCCACTTGCAGGAGCACCTAAAGTCCCATCCGGGCGACTTGGAGATGCATTTGAAGCTCGCCGAGGAGTATCAAGCTTTGGGGGACAAGAAGGAAGAGGCGGAGACGCTCAATGGCGTACTCTTCCAACTAAGCGGCGAACAGGTGGAAAAGGCGACCCTGCGACTACTAGAAATGCGAAAGCTGGGCGAGATCCCGCCCGTGCGACGACGCCAGCTTGCCGATAGGGTGAGCGAATCGACGGCGGCGAAGGTTCTGTGGACGATCGTTGAGATGCCCAAGAGTGAGGCTCAGAGGCCAGAGGCCCTGCTCGATCTGATCGGTCGGCTCCGAGAAGGCGAGCCCAAAGAGGCGTCGTTGGCGACCGATCTGCTTCTCGCCGACTACCCAACTCACAGCGTCGTCGAAATCGCCAAACAGCGAGGCTGGCTCGCGTGA
- a CDS encoding DUF374 domain-containing protein: MARVSDTLKVRIRKRVAIFLGYTAVRFIGKSLRLQVDGWEKFEGNDQKAIFCGWHGKSLIFANYFRKRGYWVIISTSNDGDIQNEIFLKLGYQTIRGSTAREGVRAALQGVKKIKEGGTMAITPDGPRGPSGVVQGGVMLMAHKAGARLVPVGISAKSAFYANSWDRYMLPKPFSKARMIFGDPLTVPENASEEQVEEVRLQLENEIKRLEALASDW; the protein is encoded by the coding sequence CTGGCTCGCGTGAGCGATACGCTCAAGGTTCGGATTCGCAAACGGGTCGCAATCTTTCTCGGCTATACCGCCGTTCGGTTCATCGGCAAGTCGCTGCGACTGCAGGTCGATGGGTGGGAGAAGTTCGAAGGGAACGACCAAAAAGCCATCTTTTGTGGCTGGCATGGCAAGTCGCTGATCTTTGCCAACTACTTTCGAAAGCGCGGTTACTGGGTGATCATCAGCACCAGCAACGACGGTGACATCCAAAACGAAATCTTCCTCAAACTGGGTTACCAAACCATTCGCGGATCGACAGCTCGTGAGGGCGTCCGCGCCGCCCTGCAAGGGGTCAAGAAGATCAAGGAAGGTGGCACGATGGCGATCACACCCGACGGTCCGCGTGGGCCAAGCGGCGTGGTGCAAGGTGGGGTCATGCTGATGGCGCACAAAGCAGGAGCCCGGTTGGTTCCGGTGGGAATTTCCGCCAAATCGGCGTTTTACGCCAACAGTTGGGACCGTTATATGCTCCCCAAGCCCTTCTCGAAGGCACGCATGATCTTCGGCGATCCGCTTACGGTTCCCGAGAACGCGAGCGAGGAACAGGTCGAGGAAGTCCGCCTCCAGCTTGAAAATGAGATCAAGCGGCTCGAGGCGTTGGCGAGCGACTGGTAA
- a CDS encoding M48 family metalloprotease gives MFSSLIALAHLTLLSSGPIAPDQGQGQGQSTQQTKQQDTSPPKTKAEIEFQKEVDDDKKIGKEAADYYDRELKPTKDIEAQKRVEEIGAKLALIANANAFDLTWGDRRHPEFEYKFKVVESKDINAFSLPGGYIYVYQGLVDFVQSDDELAGVLAHEISHADQRHVAWMRKEQEKLAPIQIPLILATIFTKDVAPGVLAQVGMQAVTNGWSVKAETSADYGGAQLMVAAGYDATGMLTFMERLQAREGAFEGAVDLGIFRTHPPSKVRAEKIEEFMKKNLLPIRRSHVAYDFSVNSKTGDNGQVTLFFGKRKLYTLGDGGADRAAAISKKLNAFFDTVPDMVDVTTGDDGVIYAKNRELLVVSDADAKANNMTVDDLQNSVAKGIRSSIFTLAYHIWEGRN, from the coding sequence ATGTTTTCGTCCCTGATCGCGCTGGCCCACCTCACTCTGCTCAGTTCCGGGCCGATTGCGCCTGACCAAGGCCAAGGTCAGGGCCAAAGCACCCAACAGACGAAGCAGCAGGACACTTCCCCACCCAAGACCAAGGCCGAGATCGAATTTCAGAAAGAGGTCGACGACGACAAGAAGATCGGCAAAGAAGCAGCTGACTACTATGATCGCGAGCTAAAGCCGACCAAGGACATCGAAGCCCAGAAGCGAGTCGAAGAGATCGGGGCTAAATTGGCCCTGATCGCCAACGCGAATGCTTTCGATCTCACCTGGGGCGACCGACGCCACCCCGAGTTTGAGTACAAATTCAAGGTCGTTGAAAGCAAGGATATCAACGCCTTTTCGCTTCCCGGCGGATACATCTATGTCTATCAGGGCTTGGTGGATTTCGTCCAAAGCGACGATGAACTCGCGGGCGTCCTCGCCCACGAAATCAGCCACGCCGACCAGCGCCATGTTGCTTGGATGCGCAAAGAGCAGGAAAAGCTCGCCCCCATCCAGATTCCGCTCATCTTGGCTACCATCTTCACCAAGGATGTAGCGCCAGGAGTCCTGGCTCAAGTCGGTATGCAAGCCGTCACTAATGGATGGAGTGTCAAGGCGGAAACTTCGGCCGACTACGGCGGTGCCCAGTTGATGGTTGCCGCCGGTTACGACGCAACCGGAATGCTGACGTTCATGGAACGCCTCCAGGCCAGAGAAGGCGCGTTTGAAGGAGCCGTCGACCTAGGTATCTTCCGCACCCACCCGCCCTCCAAGGTCCGTGCCGAGAAGATCGAGGAGTTCATGAAGAAGAACCTCCTCCCGATCCGACGAAGCCACGTCGCCTACGACTTCAGCGTCAATAGCAAAACTGGCGACAATGGCCAGGTCACTCTTTTCTTCGGCAAGCGAAAGCTGTACACCTTGGGCGACGGCGGGGCCGATCGCGCTGCCGCGATTTCCAAGAAGCTGAACGCCTTCTTCGACACCGTTCCCGACATGGTGGACGTCACCACCGGCGACGACGGCGTCATCTACGCCAAAAACCGCGAGCTCTTGGTCGTATCCGATGCCGATGCGAAAGCCAACAATATGACGGTTGACGACCTTCAAAACTCGGTAGCCAAGGGCATTCGGTCGTCGATATTCACCCTTGCGTATCACATCTGGGAAGGCCGCAACTAA
- a CDS encoding alcohol dehydrogenase catalytic domain-containing protein has translation MKIARYVGDGEVKIVEESEPTCPEGGLLVQTEACGLCSGELMSWYMDRKVPHVIGHEVTGVVVESKDSRFPVGSRIFPHHHAPCGKCEYCTTGRSVHCKQWKETKLLPGGMAERFAVPLGNLTDTILVNPLRAIDAALIEPMACVMKSLRTAGHAEKPAVIGLGVMGLMHMIALGEKAVGYDINPLRVAWAKRTGLDARANDESEECSHDVVFVCPGTQEAFDAAVKMVQPGGRICMFAPLAPDKPLAMPQELYFRDIAVLNSYSCGPEDTKAAWELIGKGILKAEQVVSHFIKLDELPAMYRLMKSGEILKPMVVF, from the coding sequence ATGAAGATTGCACGTTACGTTGGCGACGGCGAAGTAAAGATCGTCGAGGAATCCGAACCGACATGCCCTGAGGGCGGCCTCCTGGTTCAGACCGAAGCTTGCGGCCTCTGCTCCGGCGAACTCATGTCCTGGTACATGGATCGCAAAGTCCCCCATGTCATCGGTCACGAAGTGACCGGCGTGGTCGTCGAGTCCAAAGATTCCAGATTCCCGGTCGGAAGCCGCATCTTCCCCCACCACCACGCGCCCTGCGGCAAGTGCGAGTACTGCACCACCGGCCGAAGTGTACACTGCAAGCAGTGGAAGGAAACCAAACTCCTCCCTGGCGGCATGGCCGAACGCTTCGCCGTTCCCCTCGGCAACCTCACCGACACGATTCTCGTCAATCCGCTTCGCGCCATCGACGCCGCTCTCATCGAGCCGATGGCCTGCGTCATGAAGTCCCTGCGAACCGCGGGGCACGCGGAAAAGCCAGCTGTCATTGGTCTTGGCGTCATGGGCCTGATGCACATGATCGCCCTTGGGGAAAAAGCCGTTGGGTACGACATCAATCCCCTCCGCGTCGCCTGGGCCAAAAGGACCGGCCTCGATGCCCGCGCCAACGATGAAAGCGAAGAATGTTCCCACGACGTCGTTTTCGTCTGCCCCGGAACCCAAGAGGCCTTCGATGCTGCTGTCAAGATGGTCCAACCGGGCGGTCGAATCTGCATGTTCGCACCCCTTGCGCCAGATAAGCCGCTGGCCATGCCGCAAGAGCTCTACTTCCGCGACATCGCGGTTTTGAACTCATATTCCTGCGGCCCCGAAGACACAAAGGCTGCATGGGAACTCATCGGAAAGGGAATTCTCAAGGCCGAACAAGTCGTATCTCACTTCATCAAACTCGACGAGCTTCCGGCGATGTACCGCCTGATGAAGAGCGGCGAAATCTTAAAGCCTATGGTCGTTTTCTAA